One part of the Bacteroidota bacterium genome encodes these proteins:
- a CDS encoding class I SAM-dependent methyltransferase, producing MEKETNQRVCPVENAGMLEHPLRRLFQNPSKILKPYIKPGMNILEFGCGPGFFTLDIAKMLGESGKVIAADLQEGMLEIVRKKIQNTALKDRIELFKCPQDKIGITEQVDLFLAFYVVHEVPDQHRLFTEIKSILKPGGKLLIVEPGFHVKKKEFEAMTGNLIDAGFIVESRPKVCFSRAIILKNK from the coding sequence ATGGAAAAGGAAACAAATCAACGGGTTTGCCCGGTTGAAAATGCAGGGATGTTAGAGCATCCGTTAAGAAGATTATTTCAGAATCCCTCCAAAATATTAAAACCTTACATAAAACCGGGAATGAATATTCTCGAATTTGGCTGCGGACCCGGCTTCTTTACCTTGGATATAGCAAAAATGCTGGGTGAATCAGGAAAAGTTATTGCAGCAGACCTGCAGGAGGGAATGCTGGAAATCGTACGTAAAAAAATCCAGAACACAGCATTAAAAGACAGAATCGAATTATTTAAGTGTCCGCAGGATAAAATCGGAATTACTGAACAGGTCGATTTATTCCTGGCTTTTTATGTGGTTCATGAAGTCCCGGACCAGCACCGGCTTTTTACAGAAATCAAATCCATCCTGAAACCTGGAGGAAAGCTGTTAATCGTTGAACCCGGTTTTCACGTAAAAAAGAAGGAATTTGAAGCCATGACCGGAAACCTGATTGATGCCGGGTTTATTGTTGAATCAAGGCCTAAAGTCTGCTTTAGCAGGGCTATAATTCTGAAAAACAAATAA